A window of Limosilactobacillus sp. WILCCON 0051 genomic DNA:
AGGTAAAGACCACGTTGCCTTCAATATGACCAGGATCTTCAACGTGAATGTGGGTTGGGTCGGTGTACATGGACATGACCTTCTTTTGCAGCGTCTTTTCATCATCGCTCAAGTAGATGGCATTGCCCAGCGATTTGCTCATCTTGGCATTGCCGTCCAGCCCCGGAATCCGACCCTGGCCCTTTGGTGGGAAGACGCCCTTTGGTTCAACCAGAATGTCGCCATAGATGTTGTTGAACGAGCGCACGATTTCCCGCGCCTGTTCCATCATTGGCTCCTGGTCATCGCCAACCGGCACCAGTTCACCTTTAAATGCCGTGATGTCGGCGGTTTGGCTGACAGGGTAGGTTAAAAAGCCGGCTGGAATCGAACGGTCAAAGTTCTTTTGCTGAATCTCGGCTTTAACGGTTGGGTTGCGTTCCAGCCGCGATACCGTAACCAGATTCAGATAGTACATGTTGAGCTCAGATAAAGCGGGAATCTGCGACTGGATGTACATCGTTGACTTGGCCGGATCCAGACCGACTGCCAGATAGTCTAGGGCGACTTGAATCAGACTGTTGTGGATCTTTTCTGGG
This region includes:
- the trpS gene encoding tryptophan--tRNA ligase, which codes for MKFDPSKKVVLTGDRPTGKLHIGHYVGSLKERVKMQNSGKYNMFIMIADQQALTDNARDPEKIHNSLIQVALDYLAVGLDPAKSTMYIQSQIPALSELNMYYLNLVTVSRLERNPTVKAEIQQKNFDRSIPAGFLTYPVSQTADITAFKGELVPVGDDQEPMMEQAREIVRSFNNIYGDILVEPKGVFPPKGQGRIPGLDGNAKMSKSLGNAIYLSDDEKTLQKKVMSMYTDPTHIHVEDPGHIEGNVVFTYLDIFDPDKEHVQELKDQYQAGGLGDVKIKRYLFEVLNNELKPIRERREEFAKDIPAVYDMLKQGCADANEVANQTLAEVRHAMGLDYFA